The DNA region agttgggacgtttggtaaacagtgaataaaatcaaaatgctatcattttcaaaacattcaatctattcattagatggagaatagtgaaaagacaacatattaagtgttaaaaccgagaaaaaatattgttttgggggacatatgtactcatttctaatttgataaatccaacacgtctcaaaagagttgggacggggatcagtgaaatttagtaaacatccaaataagataaaacaacaaagaagaacatttcaaaatgaattgtactgacggacaatataggtgtccaggtataagatcatcacagagaggctgagtcactcagaattaaagatgcaaagggaataattaccatagttattacatacatttttgaattccctttgatttaccacgattgagtgtatataagacatatttttgttaataaaatcattgtataggttcatgacatcatgaaatatatattggctgtagtctcactctaattcctggagtgctagggctattgaaaattgaccatattaagaacgcttaatgcatgaaaatgatacaggggtgtaccattctcctaagcacctgagctcacttgaaatagacccagaagacatgggaaactgtcctttgcttacagaagtcagcagaagttgtagaagtccattctttttgacaataatagagcattgcacatcctgtgctacagtgaaaatggaccatccaacttgtgttagtgctagcttcaaaagtcagcctccatgatggcatgcggatgcagtagtgcattggttaagatgttctcactcatctgtagagttaaatacagtgctgaatggtataaatgggttttaaacagcatgaaaagccactcatgcattatattttgaagggagatcttcgattactgccacatagtaaggtcaaattgcattctctactatgttttaacagtttggctccatcataaggaccagcatgtgataaaatggcacactgtaagcactacagaaaggaaaacattgcaaaacatgacaaggaatacacccaccatttaagctggtgaaatcatgtccaagataggaattaacactgttttttatataaaatcatctcatcggttaatgtatttaactgttaagtgttgtcttttgttttgtttttagtcttcctcgacatttgctgccatttattgtccccgtcccaactcttttgagacgtgttggatttatcaaattagaaataagtacatatgtcccccaaaacaatattttttctcggttttaacacttaatatgttgtcttttcactattctccatctaatgaatagattgagtgttttgaaaatgatagcattttgattttattcactgtttaccaaacgtcccaacttcatcggagttggggttagtagatcCAAGGAGTTGAAAGTCCATTATTCTAATGTATGGAACATTAAGCTGACAATTTTTTGGTCACGTGCAGCCCCCTCCACCTGGGCTATGGCTACTCTCTTACACCATATTAGTAGGCATATTTGTTTCAGCCAATTCACTTGTCAAGCTTTATTGTATAATTACACAGctgaccaacaacacacacaaattacacggAACAGCACCCTGCAGATCTATCATCCTTCACCCCAAGTTGTAGCCACACAGCACCCTCAATCATCTCATCCCTTTAATGTCTTGGTGCATCTCAAATGCACCTTAGTCTTCTCTTCTGAAAATGCTGTTTTTAGCCTTATGTATTGCATTAAAGACCACCATTTGCTAAACCTCTTGCTCAGAACCCCAACATTTAATTCACTTGAGAATTCAGTACTCACATTAGGGAAATTAGATGTCATGGTGACCTCTCCCATACTCATCCCTCAAAGTCTTTGTAGGAAATGCATACATTATCAGATATATCAATCTACAGATAGATTCCCATTTCTGTGCAAGCTCCTGATTAGTTTATGCAGTTGGCTGTGCTCACTTATTTTCCATTTTAATTTAGCGGACAAAAGAGGGAAGGACTGCACCACAGACAGATTATTTTTGTTTTGCTGACATAATTTATCTCTGTGACAGCTGTGAGGCGGAGTTTAAGCATCCCAAAATAATATTTTACCGCCAAATTACACCTTGTTTGTCCTTGATCTTTACCAGGTCCAGCACAGTCTTCCAGGGAATCTTGTGTAACAGtttttctttcttgttgtctATATTTTGTTCTTTCATTCTTGCATCCTATCAAttattctctctgtcttcccataAACAGTGACCTGGCTCTGAGAAACTGCCTCTTGACTTCTGACTTGACAGTCAGAATAGGAGATTATGGGCTGTCCCACAACCACTATAAGGTATTACACCACTCGTCACACATCTACTTGGAAAAGATAATACATATTATATGCCATAAATCTGTATTACCTATTACCTTACAACCATACCTCCTTTCATTGTGTCTCCAGAAGCTTAGTGATTGCTTGCCAGGTTATCTACAGAAACATTCCATAATCCGTTTAAACAATGAATAGCTTTTCATCTGTGACAAGCATAAACCATATGAAATTTGAGCTTAAACATAACCATTGCCCCTAAGCGTCATCTAGTTCTAATCTCATTACTATTAGGAGGACTACTACTTGACTCCAGATAAGCTCTGGATTCCCCTTCGCTGGATCGCCCCAGAGCTGTTGGAGGAGTATCGGGGAAGTCTTATTGTCACGGATCAGACCAAGACCAGCAATGTCTGGTAggaaactatctatctatctatctctctctctgtgtgtgtgtctgtctgtctgtctgtctgtctgtctgtctgtctgtctgtctatctatctatctatctatctatctatctatctatctatctatctatccatccatccatccatccatccatccatccatccatccatccatccatccatccatccatccatctatctatctatctatctatctatctatctatctatctatctatctatctatctatctatctatctatctatctgtctgtctgtctgtctgtctgtctgtctgtctgtctgtctgtatctctgtctgtctgcatgcctccCTGTCTAATTGTACTtcagtttgcctgtctgtctacctgaatGTCCTTGTGTCTGTCACTGACTGCACCTGTTCCTTGCTGATGAATGTCCCCTGTCTCCTTCTCACCGCAGGTCTCTTGGTGTGGTGATCTGGGAGCTGTTTGAGTTTGGCTCCCAGCCCCACAGGCACCTGAGTGACGATGAGGTGCTCACCTTCGTCATCCGCGAGCGCCAGATCACCCTGGCCCAGCCCCGCCTCAAGCTCTCGCACGCAGACTACTGGTCAGTGCTGCTCTCTAGTCACACAGCACAAATGAGTACCATTCATTACATACGTACCATTCATtacatacagtggtgtagtctacgtagaacgcaggtatacagagtatacccacttctaaatttcagggatttcagtatacccacttaaaattgatggatccattattttgaatagcacaaatgtatacactatacccacttcaaaaaatgctcaaatattcagtattcccaccataaaaaagtagactacaccactgattacatACGTACATTGTACGCAATGGTGTACAATGGGGGAACAAAATATACTTAAAAATACACATTTACAACAAATTAAGAATATGTCAAATTTATACATTTTACTACGTTTTGAAATAATAATCATGTATTCACTTTGCTTTTGGTTTGTTTAGGTATGAGGTCATGCAGTCATGCTGGCTGCAGGCGTCCCAGCGCCCATCAGTCGCTGAAATTTTCCTCCTGCTCTCGTCCCTCTTAGCAGCAGAGCGCGGCGTGAGCCGCAGGAGcgtgggggaagaggaggaggaagaagaagagtacGACGAGGAGAGtggcagggggaggagaggggagagtgaggaTTCCTTCGAAAGGCGGTGGGACTCCCTTCGTCCACCGGCCTTTCAGACGGCCGCtggggacagacagagggagagggagtacaGCAGGGATGATGGCTACCGGGCTAATGCTAGCTCTTTTCCTCTACTAGACCCTGTAGGAAACAGCATCACACCTTCCTCGTCTGAGCTTGATGACATCCTAACCGTGACGGAGACCAGCAAAGGGTTAAACTTTGAGTACTTCTGGGAGAAAGCCCATGGGAGGAGGGGCTACaaacctctccctccaccccagcCAATCCCCACTCCCAACTCAACGCACAGGCAGTCCTTGGACACCCCCACGGTCGTCCCGGTGATCAGCGCCCGTAGCCCGTCTCTTGCAAGCGAATATTACATTAGACTTGAAGAGCACACGCCCCAGGACAAATCCCCCACGCTTAAAGGCAAAGCTCCCAGTCATAGGACAGGCACCAGTCCTCAAGGAGACATGGAGCTTGTGGAGATTCAGAGAGGATTTCTTGGAAAGGAAGACAAAGGCCATACGATACAAACTGTCAGGTCGAGTGAAGTACAGATTCTTGTCGCCAACACAGGCGTGGTGGAGTCCAGaaaggagagcagcagcagcaggcttatGGACTTTACGGTGGTTGACCTTGATGAGAGGCCAAACGAGAGGGAGGGCAAGCCAAAGCAGTCCCGCGGTTATCAAGCACCGGTGCTTCCCCCGAAACCCAGAACCGTCCCACCGACCGCTGGTAACCAACTTCACTCCCGTCCTCTGCCAGCACCCCCTGTTGGGTACCACCGACCCATTGGATTGGGTCACTACCCCGGCTCCTACCCTCTTGGCAAGGGAGGAAGCAATTCAATGCCAAAGCCAACCTTTGACCATTTAGGACTGCACCGCCATCGCCAAACCATGCCCCCCTCACCGTCACTGTCTCCCTCCATACCGCCATCCTCTGGGGGCCTCCCCATATACCCCGCACCCCAAATGTGCCCCCCACCTCTCCCACCCCATTACAGAGCCCATTCAGCCCCATATTACCCTGGTGAACCTTACATTAGCCGCTATAGTTCCTTGCACTTAAGAAGAGACCCCCTATCCTGTGATGAAAAGAGGCTCCTTGATAAAGGCTTAACACGTTCCCGGTCTATGTACAATTCAAGAGGCGCTTCAGACCCCCAGTCGAGAGACACAGAATCTCCTCCTGATCACATAGACTCCCCTTTTTCGAAAATGATACGTTCTCAGTCCACAATTCCTACGATAGAAAGACATTCCTCCTCCAGCCCATCCTTCTCGGATGAGGACGATTCGCCGTTCGAGTCTCCAACCCGAGTCCCTGGAGGAACCACGATCCAGCACACCAGCCTGATGGACGACCCGGACCCTGCCACTGCCGAACTGATGTCCCGGGGAATGAAGCGCACACAGTCCCGCCTCACCACCATTCTGCCCGCCATATGGCGcgaagacgaggagaggagggagagagcagaggcagCAAGGAAGTCACCCATGCATCTGTTTCTAACCGAAATCTCTAGTGAGTCCACCGACTCCAAAACAGACTCCAAAATAGATGAGACAACATGGAGCCCTGGCAGTCAGCCAAGAGGTGaacagaagatggagagagagtcacTTGGAAACATCAATTTTCCCTTAAGGGGAATGCGTCGTTCCAGGTCCCTTGTGACTGAGCTCGGTTCTGCAGCAAGAACTTGGGAAAGAGACTTTGTGACGAGCGGAGACTTCAAGAGAGGTTCAGTGAAGAGGGACTTGTTCCTTACCGAGATCAACACAGACAGGCGGGACAGTGAAGACCTAGATGAAGACACCAGCTACGACAGGTCTCAATCTAATCTCTCTGGGCTGCCGACGTATGCTGAGGCTGAGGAGGCTCTGTCTAGAGGCATGAGGAGATCCCAGTCTCTACTATCGGAAATGTCTGACAAGACCGAAGACGAGccccggaggagaggagaaatgaccaGGGAAGAATTCCTGAAAGAGATCCAGTCTGCTGAGACATTCCTCACGGAGATCATAACCAGACAACGCAAGCAGGACGAAGAAGCTCTGGCCTCCACACCACCTACTTCACCCGAGTACGAGTCCATATGCATTGACCCAGAAGCCGGTCAGACCATAACATTCCAGTCCGAAAAGGCAAGTGCAGAGACGAGTCATACCCCGACTGTTGCAAAAGAGGCCATTTATGCTCAAGTAACCAAGCGGGCCAAGAGAAGTGAAATTAAAGTTGCCATGCGTCCAGAAATTCCAATTCTACAAATAGGTTCTCAAAACTATGCTGCCAAACTGGACCGTAAAAGCACCAGCCCTGATATACCCTGCCCTCCTGATTCGGAGAATGACATTGCTCTTGGCAAAAACACAGTGAGCCCTCATTCTCCATCAAACCATGAAACTATTGTCAAACCCAGCAGCTTGGATTTAAATGGCCTTCTTCCTGACAAACAGCTGTCCGGTGTAAAAGAGCATTCAGCTTCACCGAAGGATTTCACAGATTCTAAAGTGACACAGTCAGGTACTGAAGCTGACAGTCAGACACAACAGTCAATGGAAGACAAGCAGAGTATATACTTACAAGAATCTCACTTGTATGTAAAAAGTGACTTGAGCACAAATGCTTCAAAAGAGAATGACGGTAGAAACCTGCATCAGCCCTTTACTCATGAGAAAACAGAAATCAATAAAGAATTTACACCAGAATACCCTCAAAGTCCTTCAAACCCTCAAAGCACCAGTGAATGGGAGCAGTTGTACACTGAGGCAGGTATGATAAGTAATGAGGGCAGTGTTGCACAACCTGATGACCCAACAATGATAGTCAAAGAGGgtactgaaactgaaactgaaagcaCTGTAGAGCACACAGATTTCCCCAGGTCACCCCCTTGTGTGTCACCAAATACTACAGCCAAACTAGCTCATCTAAGAGACAACAATGATGTACTTACAAACAATTCAATGTCACCTATTCCTAGCCTATCTTTGGCTGTaaagccagattctgatcagggaTTATCAAGTCAAGAAACAGTTCCAGATTCTTGTATCCTGTCACTAACCTCAACAAGACAGGCCAACCATCAGATGCAGAGAGATTCTTCTTTTCCTTCATTTGCCTCCACCCAGCACACGCCTACAGactccaccttctctcctctaACCTCCAACCTGCAGACCCCAACAGACTCAAGTTTCTCCCCTCTAGCGTCCACACTGCAGACACCAACAGACTCTGCCTTCTCAGCCCTTACGTCTGCCTCTAGCTCGACAGATTGTCTGACATCTGGAGATCTGTCACTGAGTGGTGGGACAAGTGGTGGCTGGAGAGTACTTGGCACAGAGACTCCCCACAGGGACTCGGCTTACTTCTCTGACAGTGACTGGGAGTCTGGAGAGGGTTTAGCAAGGAGAGTAGTTGTAGATGTAATGGGACTGAGTCGTCCACTTAACATCAACCGAGTAGGGGAAAAGGCAGCGTTGATGGGCATTGAGGAGAAACTGGAGATAGATGATGACAAGGGACATAATGTCACCAGGCAGGATGATGCCATTGTTgatatggtggaggaggaggagaacagcaaGATAAATGATGAAGGAAAACAGAACAGACGGTCTGAAGGTATGAAGAATAACAGAGATAATATTACAGAGAAGAATTTGATTGTCTCTGGGCACAATGATAGCGAAAGCACAGTCTTAGCAGACAGACAATGTGTAGTCTCAGAACTAGGCCACAATGGACAGTTATCTAAAGATACTGAAAGTAAAGGAAGTGCAGAGTATATTGCTAAGTTGTTCTCGACATTGGATGATGAACCTTTCCAAGGTTTTCCATATGGCTGTAACAGCCAGCTTAATTTTGAAGTATTTGGACAAATTGACAAAACAGAAATAGCGCAAATAGCCCAAATTCAGGAAAATAAACTGGTGACATCAACAGCAGACTCAAAACTGCAGCCTCAACAAGATACAGAGTTTAAGCAGCTGGTAGATGAAGAAGTCAATGAATTGTCATCAGAAGCCTGCAAAGTTACCACAAGTTCAGCACCGGAGGAGTTAAATTGTGGAACGGAGCAAGATGAACTACTAAGGCCAGAAAGCACAGATCCTGACAACAGTGAATCTAGGCTATCTAGGTTTTACAATATTCACACGAGTGATTCAAACTCCAGTACGAGTAGGCAAGTCAGCTTCCAGGATCACACAAGTGAGTCAAAGGAACATGCCCCAAGTTCCCTCTTCTCTGAGAGAAGTGTTACCGTACCCACTCGGGAGGACAGTCATTCATTTGAAATGCAGATTGATGATGCAAATGAGCTTGGCCTGAGGAACCTTGGCTACTTAGAAGACACAGACGAGGAAAAGAAAACAGCCAAGTCAGAGAGCGAGAGGCAGCTGGCTGCTGGGGAGCTGGGCTTTTCAGTGAAAGAGGTATCTCGAGGTGAGACACATGCTTCGGATGCACAAAGTGAGTCCTCGGGCTCAGGACAACTTGGTGTAAACACCAGCAATGGAGAGGCTAGAGAGCTGGAACTCAAGTCCCAGGAACTTTGGAACaccatggaggaggtggaggggtccAGGGAGTTTGTCAGGGGGGAGTTAGACTGCCATCGCTTCCAACAAGAGGACTTGCACCTCTGGCCAGCCGAAAACGACCAGTGGGCATCTGCAGAGTCACGTAGGCCTGAGGCAGAGCTCGGCTCAGAGTTCTTCCCAAGTTTCTGCAAAAATGCCTGGGAAGAGAAGAATGGGCTCGTCAGGGGCAGGGAATTCTGGGACAACGAAGCTAATGATGAGCTAGCTGAGAGTGAGCCTCATCCAATGGCAGACGAGACACATGAGGAAGATTCTAACGATGAAAGACAAGGACAGACTGCCCATGCTGAATTGAGATCAGTATCCTCTGAGCAGACACCAATAGGCCAGGAATGTGCAGACCAGCACAACCGCATTCAGGATGCAGATATACAGCAGGATGAAAATATTGAAAACCTTGACCAAGACAATATTGCTGACTGTGGTGGAGCAGTGTCAGAAATAGAGATTGAAAATGTAGAGACCCCAGA from Engraulis encrasicolus isolate BLACKSEA-1 chromosome 5, IST_EnEncr_1.0, whole genome shotgun sequence includes:
- the lmtk3 gene encoding uncharacterized protein lmtk3, whose amino-acid sequence is MRRRCWMIVLVGMMSTFNPERALGAPQREASSVSSGSLSPPPYAVILISISGLVSFVLLLLTCLCCKRSGVGFNEFDNAEGEECSGASSPLPEDSLSSCPSLPDVYTLPLRGRTTYSALPNGTDSKSQCFRRHALNYLQEIGNGWFGKVILAEVLGECSSSQAVVKELRVNASPLEQRKFLAESEPYRSLQHPNILQCLGQCSDANPYLLVMEFCQLGDLKRYLRAQRKSDGMTPDLLSRDLLTLQRMAYEITSGLLHLHENNYIHSDLALRNCLLTSDLTVRIGDYGLSHNHYKEDYYLTPDKLWIPLRWIAPELLEEYRGSLIVTDQTKTSNVWSLGVVIWELFEFGSQPHRHLSDDEVLTFVIRERQITLAQPRLKLSHADYWYEVMQSCWLQASQRPSVAEIFLLLSSLLAAERGVSRRSVGEEEEEEEEYDEESGRGRRGESEDSFERRWDSLRPPAFQTAAGDRQREREYSRDDGYRANASSFPLLDPVGNSITPSSSELDDILTVTETSKGLNFEYFWEKAHGRRGYKPLPPPQPIPTPNSTHRQSLDTPTVVPVISARSPSLASEYYIRLEEHTPQDKSPTLKGKAPSHRTGTSPQGDMELVEIQRGFLGKEDKGHTIQTVRSSEVQILVANTGVVESRKESSSSRLMDFTVVDLDERPNEREGKPKQSRGYQAPVLPPKPRTVPPTAGNQLHSRPLPAPPVGYHRPIGLGHYPGSYPLGKGGSNSMPKPTFDHLGLHRHRQTMPPSPSLSPSIPPSSGGLPIYPAPQMCPPPLPPHYRAHSAPYYPGEPYISRYSSLHLRRDPLSCDEKRLLDKGLTRSRSMYNSRGASDPQSRDTESPPDHIDSPFSKMIRSQSTIPTIERHSSSSPSFSDEDDSPFESPTRVPGGTTIQHTSLMDDPDPATAELMSRGMKRTQSRLTTILPAIWREDEERRERAEAARKSPMHLFLTEISSESTDSKTDSKIDETTWSPGSQPRGEQKMERESLGNINFPLRGMRRSRSLVTELGSAARTWERDFVTSGDFKRGSVKRDLFLTEINTDRRDSEDLDEDTSYDRSQSNLSGLPTYAEAEEALSRGMRRSQSLLSEMSDKTEDEPRRRGEMTREEFLKEIQSAETFLTEIITRQRKQDEEALASTPPTSPEYESICIDPEAGQTITFQSEKASAETSHTPTVAKEAIYAQVTKRAKRSEIKVAMRPEIPILQIGSQNYAAKLDRKSTSPDIPCPPDSENDIALGKNTVSPHSPSNHETIVKPSSLDLNGLLPDKQLSGVKEHSASPKDFTDSKVTQSGTEADSQTQQSMEDKQSIYLQESHLYVKSDLSTNASKENDGRNLHQPFTHEKTEINKEFTPEYPQSPSNPQSTSEWEQLYTEAGMISNEGSVAQPDDPTMIVKEGTETETESTVEHTDFPRSPPCVSPNTTAKLAHLRDNNDVLTNNSMSPIPSLSLAVKPDSDQGLSSQETVPDSCILSLTSTRQANHQMQRDSSFPSFASTQHTPTDSTFSPLTSNLQTPTDSSFSPLASTLQTPTDSAFSALTSASSSTDCLTSGDLSLSGGTSGGWRVLGTETPHRDSAYFSDSDWESGEGLARRVVVDVMGLSRPLNINRVGEKAALMGIEEKLEIDDDKGHNVTRQDDAIVDMVEEEENSKINDEGKQNRRSEGMKNNRDNITEKNLIVSGHNDSESTVLADRQCVVSELGHNGQLSKDTESKGSAEYIAKLFSTLDDEPFQGFPYGCNSQLNFEVFGQIDKTEIAQIAQIQENKLVTSTADSKLQPQQDTEFKQLVDEEVNELSSEACKVTTSSAPEELNCGTEQDELLRPESTDPDNSESRLSRFYNIHTSDSNSSTSRQVSFQDHTSESKEHAPSSLFSERSVTVPTREDSHSFEMQIDDANELGLRNLGYLEDTDEEKKTAKSESERQLAAGELGFSVKEVSRGETHASDAQSESSGSGQLGVNTSNGEARELELKSQELWNTMEEVEGSREFVRGELDCHRFQQEDLHLWPAENDQWASAESRRPEAELGSEFFPSFCKNAWEEKNGLVRGREFWDNEANDELAESEPHPMADETHEEDSNDERQGQTAHAELRSVSSEQTPIGQECADQHNRIQDADIQQDENIENLDQDNIADCGGAVSEIEIENVETPELELTSSVKLQRHTPPAEDSDTSVQKYQGFNIILGDNGMEENQNFNRFKENHVASPVSGTEELHPLRSYINESIFGASAFETEPRSQIPGSEKNRESSVEIENRSGCIEDSEDHDCQPVKRKNTGDGVFEDVREESRSDSPSCPSLTNTSDPCKMHSSDTQCLLSDLVSEDIINSVPPSLSQNDKCPSPSTPNFPNVVHHIEIKVTSDSDIGLDSSGAGLGTRREQELTISPKSVPAIVLPQESPAVSTLSKGISANIGVLPLQRIESHDLNEGHNHKDGNSVCEAANNVILSEKAQQSQLSLGSFNAIPELMISEWKDLEEEQLEDFEKLEQLCCISGDEDSLGDLFLGNLELLESLKKTPEQKPKSKTDTNDRSSDEEEDSRRCEIMKNAERLGGHHASSQYDSPDSSWGKQPSPDVDRRSQHSTPNLSPSHIGDGAKGQQSLSTLPTKNGLMMQVCEERLQYSLSEDVKTNVLWGPTVSVTDSVVLRPWGDTAANEQGEEEGHSSSETQTTTSKESEPLSVEASLLEKEALDMPLEPPVVLEQPEMVPNPSTPAANQAMKAKLARLSLSLPPLALSLPLSPNPKVGFWEGGDGSRDGRGGRRRGLPTGGDPYDDEDEEEEQDDEASRRVIVVTETDVDKRVGLRSLLKSPREQADKENRDRGRNVSFFDDVTVYLFDQETPTNELGSCSTPTSPTAPGKSPFGLGSSKAGKSRDKSQVTTKARSPTGSSRVTSSRFSVTPADDPHLV